TTTGTGCGCCTGCACGTTCTTATTTAATATATATCGGACACTAAGCCACGTCGACATTGCCCAGGCAAGGTCCAGCCCTAGAAATCCTAGCGTGGAGACCCATCCACCCGTTGCATATATCGCTAAATAAAGACCGACGATGCTGCTGACCATAATAGAAATGAAGTACACATAACCGAGCCGTCTATGCAGCCGAATCCGCTTTCCTTGAGGCTTCACAAACAATTGATAAGGTCCCAATACGAGCGCTAGCACTGCCGTCACGATATGCGCATACAACACATAGACCCAGGGCGTCAGATGAAAATCAGGCTGCCTCAGCTTCTGGGATACAAGGCCAGCGCTTGCCGGACTGAAAAAACCATATTGTACAATCGCATACCCGGCTATGGCGACCGCAAAGAAAGTGAGCACAATTCTCCATATTTTCAACCCCATGCCCCCGACTCCTCCTCGTAAAATGGAACCTTCCTTCCCCCTCATCTTACAGACCGCCGGTCGGCAAAGCAAGCGAAAACCATACCTTTACAAAAACAAAAAGCCGCACTAAGGCGGCTCAGGTTTGTCGATAAAGCATGGTCCATTACGAGCTTCAGTAGCTTTTCTCCGAGTGCTGTTGACATTTTGTTATTCGATTGAACTAAAAGCTCTCTATGGTCATAACAAAACTGTCAAAGGCACCCGCTACGCTTCTCCGAAAACTACTGAGCTCTCCATTAACCTTTATCGACGGTCTCATGCCGAGCACAATCGGCTCTGTTTGTTACCTTTTAAATCACATATCTTGTAGCTTCCAGCGTCTCGGCCTTTGCCACAGCTTCCTCCAAGGTCATGCCCGTAAACTGCTGGGCACCCAGGAATCGGCCGCTCTTCTTGTCGTCTACGAAAGCGCCAACGGCAATACCTGGAATCACGCTCTCCACAGCATGGTGGGCATGAGGTCCGCCCAAATCGGTACGGCACCAACCCGGGTCTGTAAGACTGATGATAACATCAGTTCCTTCCAGTCGGGAAGCCAGGTCCTTCGTAAACTTATCCAGCGCTGCCTTGCTTGCTGCATAGCCGGCTTGTTCAGGCTCATTGATGATGCCGCTGGTTGTATTGATCACTCGGCCAAAGCCTCTTTCGATCATTTTAGGAATAAGGCGGTTGCAAATGGTTGCAATGGAAATGAAATTGATACGGAAGCTCGCTTCAAAATCTTCCACTGGCGTAGCCCAATAGTCGGTACGGTAAGCGATCTGTACCGCCGCATTATTAAAGACGATATCCACCTGCGTTTCCTTAGCCTCAATCTCATCCAACATGCGTACGACTTCTTCGTGATTACCTAATTCAGCTCCCAGGCTGTAAGCCTGTACGCCCAGAGCCTTCACTTCTTCTTCGACTTTCTTTGTATGTTCTAGGCTTCTGCTGTGCAAAATCAAATTGCAGCCCTGTTTGGCCATAAAGATCGCGGTTTGATAGCCCACGCCTCTGCTCGCGCCAGTAATCAGCGCCCATCTTCCTTGTACGTTTACCATGATCAGGTTCCTTTCGAACATAATGTTTTTTCAGGATACAGCCTTTTCATCATATCACAATAAACGCGCGTTCAAAAGTGTTTTAATAGCTCTTGGATGAATGTATCGGTCGTTGTGCAGCGGTACATATCCTTGCGAAATACGATCCCCACCTCCTGCTGAGGCGTGGGATTAATGATCGG
This genomic window from Paenibacillus hexagrammi contains:
- a CDS encoding DUF2306 domain-containing protein codes for the protein MGLKIWRIVLTFFAVAIAGYAIVQYGFFSPASAGLVSQKLRQPDFHLTPWVYVLYAHIVTAVLALVLGPYQLFVKPQGKRIRLHRRLGYVYFISIMVSSIVGLYLAIYATGGWVSTLGFLGLDLAWAMSTWLSVRYILNKNVQAHKDWMMRSYALTCAAITLRLWLGPMALLFGNFITGYQVTAWLCWVPNLFIMEAVIRRRAAKRHAPVIGA
- a CDS encoding SDR family NAD(P)-dependent oxidoreductase; this translates as MVNVQGRWALITGASRGVGYQTAIFMAKQGCNLILHSRSLEHTKKVEEEVKALGVQAYSLGAELGNHEEVVRMLDEIEAKETQVDIVFNNAAVQIAYRTDYWATPVEDFEASFRINFISIATICNRLIPKMIERGFGRVINTTSGIINEPEQAGYAASKAALDKFTKDLASRLEGTDVIISLTDPGWCRTDLGGPHAHHAVESVIPGIAVGAFVDDKKSGRFLGAQQFTGMTLEEAVAKAETLEATRYVI